In Ostrinia nubilalis chromosome 12, ilOstNubi1.1, whole genome shotgun sequence, one DNA window encodes the following:
- the LOC135076441 gene encoding facilitated trehalose transporter Tret1-like, with product MDAKYKDISRSNEVSWKHCFRQFLVNSIALMFYFMFGLSLGAPTVLLPQLRKEANSTEAVSEDMASWIASIGGYMGVPWSVALPIIMYYFGRRKSCVFVVLNTFTAFIVLYCSTDATQILISQVLQGVNAASQTSLTVIIMTEYTSPEYRGIFCASKSVMMFLGVWIANAIGMFFHWRNIAILGISCSVYNFVAIMIMPESPYWLVSKERLTECVSSHRWLKGFNEKSDTELNEILDDFNASNHDKYKSIPIRLKKCYTSLLQEEVYKALLITLLVIGSYYMCGKIVCAVYAIEILHKITNNESSAYYGMLIIDAITICGMMVGSVMSKFIKQKVLYLSSFAAGTCSLYIICLYLFLVNSSLISENIYVSLGLLITFSLTISCAVVMGLSIFGETLPLKSRGVSICIVSVFAKLGLGTVLKISPYLFKKIGNHGVFLCNAIGSTILIILMLKYLPETKNKTLHEIANSFKSKDIGKKSENSQLVRKQETD from the exons ATGGACGCTAAATATAAGGATATTAGCAGAAGTAATGAAGTCTCATGGAAACATTGTTTTAGACAG TTCCTTGTGAACAGCATAGCGTTAATGTTCTACTTTATGTTCGGGCTGTCTCTGGGCGCCCCGACAGTCCTCTTGCCGCAGCTGAGGAAGGAAGCGAACTCTACAGAAGCCGTCAGCGAGGACATGGCGTCATGGATCG CGTCCATTGGCGGATACATGGGAGTGCCGTGGAGTGTGGCTTTACCAATCATCATGTACTATTTTGGCAGAAGGAAGAGCTGCGTTTTCGTCGTTCTTAACACTTTCACTGCATTTATTGTGCTCTACTGCAGTACCGATGCCACTCAGATATTAATCAGTCAAGTTCTGCAAGGAGTTAACGCTGCCTCACAGACCAGTCTCACCGTCATTATAATGACTGAGTACACTTCACCCGAGTATAGAGGAATATTTTGTGCATCAAAAAGTGTGATGATGTTTTTAGGGGTGTGGATAGCAAATGCAATAGGAATGTTCTTTCACTGGCGTAACATTGCAATTTTAGGAATCTCATGTTCAGTTTACAATTTTGTGGCTATAATGATTATGCCCGAATCTCCCTATTGGTTAGTGAGTAAAGAAAGACTTACAGAATGTGTATCATCACATCGCTGGCTTAAAGGTTTTAATGAGAAATCAGATACTGAACTTAATGAGATTTTGGATGATTTCAATGCAAGTAATCATGACAAATACAAAAGTATACCAAttcgattaaaaaaatgttacacaTCATTATTGCAAGAAGAGGTTTACAAAGCTcttttaataactttattgGTGATAGGCTCGTATTATATGTGTGGAAAAATAGTTTGTGCTGTTTACGCAATAGAAATATTACACAAGATTACGAACAATGAGTCTTCGGCATACTATGGCATGTTAATAATAGATGCTATTACAATATGTGGTATGATGGTAGGTAGTGTTATGTCTAAATTTATTAAGCAAAAAGTTCTATATCTGTCATCTTTCGCTGCGGGCACATGTTCGTTgtatattatttgtttgtatttgtttCTAGTGAACTCTTCTTTGATCTctgaaaatatttatgtatctttgggtttattaataacattttcgCTAACAATAAGTTGTGCAGTTGTTATGGGTCTCTCAATATTTGGGGAGACATTACCACTTAAATCTAGAGGAGTGAGTATTTGTATTGTTTCTGTGTTTGCGAAATTGGGATTAGGAACTGTTCTTAAAATCTCGCCGTATCTCTTCAAAAAAATAGGTAATCATGGAGTTTTTTTGTGTAATGCTATTGGTAgtacaatattaataattttaatgcttAAATATTTACCAGAAACTAAAAACAAGACATTGCACGAGATTGCAAATAGTTTTAAATCTAAGGACATAGGCAAGAAATCTGAGAACAGTCAGTTGGTTCGTAAACAAGAAACAGATTAA